The window CGACCCTCGCTGCTTACGCGTGCCGTGCCGCGTACCTGCTGCACGAACGTCGCGACCAGCGTGTGGAAGCGGCAGCTGCCCGCTAACTGATTCTCGAAGCGAGCCGACCGCGATTTTGAATCGAGACGCTTCAGGGCATTAGCGTGCCGGCCGGCGGCCCACTGCCCATGGCGTGAGCAGCAGCAAGGCGATGATTGTCGCGGGTTCGGGAACCGGTCGCCCAACGGTCGCCAAATACTCTTCCAGATAGAGCGACGCATAATGCTCGCGGGTCAGTTTGTCGGGGCCATCAGGCGCCAGCATGATGTAGATCGGGTCGCTGTCGGCGATCACGTCCTCCACGGATGGATTCGTCGGCGTCGCCGACAGGGTGAATTCGAGCAGGTGGATGGTGTTGCTCGGGTGACCACCGACCTGATAGTTCACCGGAATGTCGAGGATGCCGCCCGGCGGCACCGATGGACTTAGCACGAGCGAACCGAGGCCGGTGGTGTCGACCACGCCGCCGGTCGACTCGATCCGGATGACCTGCCCGGCGTCCAGCGGCGTCAGCGTGGGGACCACTCCGGCGGTCGGCATGGCCGGCGGGTCGGCCCACTGCGATGCCCTGGTCAGATGAAGGCTCAGTTCGTGGTCCTTCAGCAGCGTGAACGACGCGTCGATCGGAACCTCAAAATCGGGCAGGAACGCGGATGCAAAGGGCCCCAGCAGTGATCCGGGCGCAGGCGTCACGTTGACCCAATGGTCGTGGATCGAGTTCGGGTAGTCGCGGATAGCTGGGGCGCCGTCGCTGGCGCCGGTGTTTTCGCCCTGGACACGCAGTTGCCCCCCCACCACTTCGACTACGAATCGGCGGCCTGTATGGGCGTCGACGGCTGAGGTGATCAGGCTCACCACAACCATGGCAACAAGAGTCGTAAGCGGATCGTACAGGTTGGCGAATTTCATGACAGAGCGTTTCATCATGGTTGTAGACCCAGTGTGACCGAGGCGGCGTGAGGGCGCCTACCTGCGGGGCGACAACGGCGACTGAGTGGGGCGTCGCAACCCCGCAAAGGCCGCGTCGCGGTCGGCCGCGGTGGCGTCCTGTTCTGTTTCCGAGGCGGGGGACAGTTCCAGAGTCCAGGCAGGACGCATCGGGCGTCGGCCTCGTGCGAGGCCCTCGATCGCCTGCACCTGGGCGTCACGCCCGGTGGCGTCCGAGCCGCCGTTCGCCGCGAGTGAATCAAGCGCCGAGGAAGCTGAGGACTGGGGCGTTGCCTCCGGCGAGAACGCGGCGAACACTGCGTTGGTAAGCAGAGAGTCGTCCGGGGCGGGCTCCGACTGGTCAGCCGCCAGGGAATCGGTTGCAACCGCAATCGGCGATTCTGCGGGACTGGGAGCCGGCAACGCTGCCCCGATATTGTCCCGCCACACGGTGTAGTCGGCGGCGTTCACAACGCCGTCGCCGTTGCCGTCGGCGGCGAGCAGCAGGTTGGAGCCGTAGGTGCTTCTCCAGACGGTGTAGTCGTCCTGGTCGACGTCGCCGTCGATGTCGTAGTCGCCCGCCAATTGGTTCACGTAACGGATCCGGTAGATCCGTGCTCCGGGGCCGGTGGCGCCCCCTTCGCCGGTGTCTTCGTAGAGCTCGGAGAAGTACAGGCCGTCATGGCCAGCGGCCAGGGCGACCACGCTGCTGCGTCCGACGCCGACGTACTCGACCAGCGTGTTGGGGCCGTCGACCAAGTCGCCATTGGCGTCGAGTTCAAACTGCGTGACCCGTTTCCCGTTGGCCTGCGGGCCGGCGGCGTAGGTCGGCCCCGACTCGCCAATGAAGGCCATGTCTTGGAAGGACGCCGGGAATTGGCTGCCGTTGAAGGTCTCGGGTTGCACGAAGGTAATGTTCACCGGCGCCGTCGAGGGCGCCCAGTTGTAGATGGCGAACGTCTGCATCGAGGCGTTCGAACCATCCCACCCGTAGTTCACCCCCTCGTTGACCTGGGCAAACCGGTCGACGCTGGGGCCGTTCTCGACCTCGTAGTGCTTGCCGTCGGACGCCCGCCACGCGCCGCCGAACGGGTTGCGGAAGCCGTACGCGTAGACGTAGTCCGTCGGCGAAATCCCGTCGCCCGCGTTGTAGAACGGGTTGTCCGTGGCGGGGGAGCCGTCGGTCTCCATGCGGAGGATCTTGCCGCGGAACTGGTTGAGGTCCTGAGCCGTGCTGGCGTCGAACCCGTC is drawn from Posidoniimonas polymericola and contains these coding sequences:
- a CDS encoding PEP-CTERM sorting domain-containing protein (PEP-CTERM proteins occur, often in large numbers, in the proteomes of bacteria that also encode an exosortase, a predicted intramembrane cysteine proteinase. The presence of a PEP-CTERM domain at a protein's C-terminus predicts cleavage within the sorting domain, followed by covalent anchoring to some some component of the (usually Gram-negative) cell surface. Many PEP-CTERM proteins exhibit an unusual sequence composition that includes large numbers of potential glycosylation sites. Expression of one such protein has been shown restore the ability of a bacterium to form floc, a type of biofilm.), whose amino-acid sequence is MKFANLYDPLTTLVAMVVVSLITSAVDAHTGRRFVVEVVGGQLRVQGENTGASDGAPAIRDYPNSIHDHWVNVTPAPGSLLGPFASAFLPDFEVPIDASFTLLKDHELSLHLTRASQWADPPAMPTAGVVPTLTPLDAGQVIRIESTGGVVDTTGLGSLVLSPSVPPGGILDIPVNYQVGGHPSNTIHLLEFTLSATPTNPSVEDVIADSDPIYIMLAPDGPDKLTREHYASLYLEEYLATVGRPVPEPATIIALLLLTPWAVGRRPAR